In Maribacter dokdonensis DSW-8, the genomic stretch AGAACGTGCCTTCAAAAGTTGTTTGTACCGATATCTTTATGCCTTTAGTAACTTGTGTTATCATCATATTTAATATGTAAATACGCTTTGTGCTATTAATATGGTTATAGCTATTATGCCTAAGATAAAAAATATCGTGTTTAGGAAAAAATACTTTATAACCGTTTTAACTCTTCCTTGCTGATAGAAATTGCGCATTGCTTTGTAAAGGTAGAAAGCGAAAATTAAAATAAATAATCCTTCACTACTAAAATTGAACACTGCATTGAGCAAATTGCTAACAATGAGCAAGATAAATAATAATGACTGATTGTGAAAGCTAAAGATTAAATGATCGGTATAAGTGTATTTTTTTCTGATATAGACCAACCAAATGAAGAAAGAGAAGAACGGAAGAAAGAAAAATGTTGTAAATGGAAGTTTGGAAAATAAGGTATTTAAAAATGTTCCTGGCCGTTTTTCTATTTCCACCAAACTATTGGCAAGGTTAAAGGCCATTTTGTTTTCCCTAGTGCTGGGTATATCAAACTTTTCTGTACTCTCATCAAAATAGTAAATGGTGTCATGTTTGATCGTTGTATTGAAAAAATCAATTTTTTTAAAAAATCTATCCGTTAAACCGTTGGTGTCTATTTGATTAAAATAAAATTTCGGATTTGCTAGAACCATAGAGTCTTTTTGGTCTATGGTGTTTTTTAAGTACTTGTTTAGTTTTAATGAATCTATTTGTGCCAGTGCAATTTTTCTCTCCGCTTCATTTTCGAATTCCAAATTGTTGAATTCCGTATTTAAATCTATAAAGGGGCGTTTGTTGGCAGAACCGAATTTATTGAAGGATTCAAATTCACTATTAATGCTTAATATTAAAAAGTAGATGATAGACAGGCTTAGTAAAAACCTAAAAGGGTTTGTGTAAGACAATCGCCTTCCTGAAATATATTCTTTAGTGATTTTGCCAGGTCTTAATAAAAGGGCTGCCAAGGTTCGCCATAACTTAGAGTCGTACGATACGTAATTGGCTAGAAATTCTTCGAAGAAATCTAATATGGTTAGCTTTTTAGTGCTGTTGGCCTGCGAACAATTTGGGCAATACTTGTCACTTAACTCTAAAGGGTGTCCGCAATTTAGGCAGTCAACACCTCTGTATTTTAATTCGTATCTGCCTTTTGGTTGGGTGGTTGGTTTGTTTTCCATAAATGATGAAAAACGTAAATATACAGTTAGTTCGTGATATTTCTAGAATTGGCAGAGCCTATACCTATAATACTATCGTACATATCTCCGAAATTTCTATAATATACCAATACCAAATAGGTGTTCTCGGTAAAATGAAAATTACCGCCAACTTCGTTTAGTTTTGTTTTATTGTCACTCTTTATAGCGTACTTGTAGTTGTAAAAACCTTGTTTCATCTTTAAAGTGGCCTCTAGCATTCCGTTCTTTTCATTGTAGACCATTTTATTTTCTTCTGTTAGGGCGTAGTTATTGAATTTCCCAAAAACATAAACGTCGTCTAAGGCAATGAATTCTGTATAGGGTAGACTAAAATGGACGTTTGTGTATTCAGCTTCTCTAGAGGCATTATCACCTTGTAATGTTCTAACAACAAAATCTCCATTGATATCCGGAAAGTAAGTGTAAGGTTTGTCATTTCTAAAATCGTCGGAGAAAAGATAGTGGTTGTACAAATCGGTAAGGTCAATACTTGAGATCTGGGAACTTGGAGCTCTAAGGTCGCTAGTATCAAAAAGTAAAAATTCATTGCCGCCATAAAAAGCTGTTTCTTGATCGTATTTGTATACTAGCTCGCTTCCTAAGGTGTATTGTGGGGCTATGTTGGTGATCATAGTGGGCCAATAGTGATTCTGTAATATGGCTACTTTCACTTCTTTTTTGGGGTTGATCAATCTGGTAGATCCAGAATTTATACTGAATTGAACTACTTGTTTTTCGTTGATAAAGTTGAAGTCCCGTGATCGTTTTATTTCGGTACCAACGGTTACCACATCTTTATAGACGACAAACCTTCTTGAAAACTGTATTTCGTTATAACTGTTATATACTTCTAAAAGATAGTTGCCGCTAACCTTTAAGCGTACATTGTCATTGGGTATGGTTAATTGGTAGTTGGAGTATGATTGTAAGGTACTATAGCTATTCTCGTAATCTGTGATGCGCTGATTGTCAACTCCGTCTAAGAATTGAGACTTAAGAAGGGAAGAGGGTGTCCAATCGTAATCGCAGTGTACTATTTTGTAATAATAATCTTGTTCGTTTGCAAGGATGTCATCAAATTCCAAATAGAGTGGTTCTCCAATTTTAATAACAGGAAATTGATCTTCAGTGGGACCTTTGAAAACTATTGATTTAATATTTTCGGGCGGATTTACCTCTACTTGAACTTGGGCGATCAAATTCTGTAAAAATAAAAGACAAATAAAGTGTTGGAAGAAAATGCGCATTGTACCCCGTTTTTTTTGAGTAAAGGTAAACAAAAAGGATGCCTAAAAAATATAGCTCGTTCTATTGTCTAATTTATGGGACAATAATTATGAAAACGAACTTTTTGTACTTAAATTTGCTCAAATTTTGATAACCTAAAGGTCTACACGCACATGTCAAAAGACATTCGAATTAAGAAAGGGCTCAACATTAATCTGGTGGGCGCCGCAGAACAGACTACTTCAAAAGCTGTTTTAAGTAATGTTTACGCAATACAGTTAAGTGATTTTCACGGAATTATTCCTAAGATGATGGTAAAACAAGGTGCCGAAGTAAAAGCGGGCGAGCCTTTGTTCTATAACAAAAACATAGAGAGTATGGTTTTTGTTTCGCCGGTAAGTGGTGAGCTCATCGAAATTGAAAGAGGGGATAGAAGACGTATTTTGACCTTAAAGATATTGGCAGATAAAACACAAGAGGTACTTTCAGGTGCTGCTATAGATGTTGAAAATACATCTAAAGAAGAGCTGAAAGCAACGTTGTTGAAAAGTGGCTGCTGGCCATTTATCAAACAAAGACCTTATGATGTAATCGCAAATCCGGATACTACGCCTAAGGCTATTTTT encodes the following:
- a CDS encoding DUF3667 domain-containing protein, yielding MENKPTTQPKGRYELKYRGVDCLNCGHPLELSDKYCPNCSQANSTKKLTILDFFEEFLANYVSYDSKLWRTLAALLLRPGKITKEYISGRRLSYTNPFRFLLSLSIIYFLILSINSEFESFNKFGSANKRPFIDLNTEFNNLEFENEAERKIALAQIDSLKLNKYLKNTIDQKDSMVLANPKFYFNQIDTNGLTDRFFKKIDFFNTTIKHDTIYYFDESTEKFDIPSTRENKMAFNLANSLVEIEKRPGTFLNTLFSKLPFTTFFFLPFFSFFIWLVYIRKKYTYTDHLIFSFHNQSLLFILLIVSNLLNAVFNFSSEGLFILIFAFYLYKAMRNFYQQGRVKTVIKYFFLNTIFFILGIIAITILIAQSVFTY
- a CDS encoding type IX secretion system plug protein, with protein sequence MRIFFQHFICLLFLQNLIAQVQVEVNPPENIKSIVFKGPTEDQFPVIKIGEPLYLEFDDILANEQDYYYKIVHCDYDWTPSSLLKSQFLDGVDNQRITDYENSYSTLQSYSNYQLTIPNDNVRLKVSGNYLLEVYNSYNEIQFSRRFVVYKDVVTVGTEIKRSRDFNFINEKQVVQFSINSGSTRLINPKKEVKVAILQNHYWPTMITNIAPQYTLGSELVYKYDQETAFYGGNEFLLFDTSDLRAPSSQISSIDLTDLYNHYLFSDDFRNDKPYTYFPDINGDFVVRTLQGDNASREAEYTNVHFSLPYTEFIALDDVYVFGKFNNYALTEENKMVYNEKNGMLEATLKMKQGFYNYKYAIKSDNKTKLNEVGGNFHFTENTYLVLVYYRNFGDMYDSIIGIGSANSRNITN